GGCTCATGCGGCGGAAGGGTTTCCCCGAGAGCTACGACGTCGGGCGCCTGCTGCGGTTTCTGGCCGAGGTGAAGTCAGGGGCCGCGACGCTGGAGGCGCCGGTGTACTCGCATCTCGTGTACGACGTCGTGACGGGCGAATGCGTCGTGGTCCGGCGTCCCGACGTCCTCATCGTCGAAGGGATCAACGTGCTCCAGGCGCCGTCGCGCGCGTCGGACGACCGCGACGCGCGCCCGCGCCAGGTGGTGAGCGACTTCTTCGACTTCTCGATCTACGTCGACGCCGCCGAGCCGGACCTGCGGCGGTGGTACGTGGACCGGTTCCTCGCCCTGCGCGACACGGCGTTCCGCGACCCGCAGTCGTACTTCCACCGCTACGCCGCGCTGAGCGAGGCCGAAGCGCGCGCGACCGCCGTGCGGATCTGGGAGGAGATCAACCTCGTGAACCTCGTCGAGAACATCGAGGGGACGCGGGAGCGGGCGAGCGTGGTCCTGCGCAAGGGGCCGACGCACGCGGTCGAGGAGGTCCGGCTGAAGCGGACGGCGCTGGCGCCGGTGCCGCGCGGGGCGGGCGGCGGCGTGAGGAGCTGACGGCTCGCCGCCGACGACGGGCCGTACCCGAGATCGTAGCGCGACGCGCAAATATCTCACCGACAT
The Gemmatimonadetes bacterium T265 genome window above contains:
- the coaA gene encoding pantothenate kinase, whose product is MPSASRAAPDPGIATERRARPRLGAVSSFTSFTRAQWATLRANTPLPLGEDELLRLRGLNEPMSVEEVGDVLLPLTRLINLYVVAARELLQVTDTFLGRPSVVPPFVIGIAGSVAAGKSTVARVLRAVLARWPAHPRVELVTTDGFLYPNAELEARGLMRRKGFPESYDVGRLLRFLAEVKSGAATLEAPVYSHLVYDVVTGECVVVRRPDVLIVEGINVLQAPSRASDDRDARPRQVVSDFFDFSIYVDAAEPDLRRWYVDRFLALRDTAFRDPQSYFHRYAALSEAEARATAVRIWEEINLVNLVENIEGTRERASVVLRKGPTHAVEEVRLKRTALAPVPRGAGGGVRS